From the Halomonas meridiana genome, one window contains:
- a CDS encoding ABC transporter ATP-binding protein has product MSLHLQNIDHVVGGQSHISGVDLELEPGSFNVLLGRTLAGKTTLMRLMAGLEQPTRGRIFMDGKDVTGVSVRKRNVSMVYQQFINYPSLTVRDNIASPLKLAKTPQQEIDRRVGSIAEMLHIEHLLDRYPQELSGGQQQRTAMGRALVKDADLILFDEPLVNLDYKLREELRDELRELFKARNCIAVYATTEPNEALALGGNTAVLHEGKLLQYGPTEQVYREPNGRHSAEMFSEPPINIVPGKLTETDITFDQSLHFPCDPGLQQLAPGDYDFGVRASHITLKPQSADDVELPVLVDVAEISGSETFLHVRHERFPLVLHLAGIHEFHVNDAINVYFPSYQLYAFDKQGSTVHIPSSAQGSVAHG; this is encoded by the coding sequence ATGTCCTTACATTTGCAAAATATCGACCACGTCGTCGGGGGTCAGTCCCATATCAGTGGGGTGGATCTCGAACTGGAACCCGGTTCCTTTAACGTATTGCTGGGACGAACCTTAGCGGGCAAAACCACGCTCATGCGTCTAATGGCAGGCTTGGAGCAACCCACCCGCGGGCGCATTTTCATGGATGGCAAAGACGTCACCGGCGTATCGGTGCGTAAACGCAACGTGTCGATGGTGTACCAGCAGTTCATCAACTACCCCAGCCTGACGGTGCGCGACAACATTGCTTCGCCGCTGAAGCTGGCCAAAACGCCGCAGCAGGAAATCGATCGCCGCGTGGGCAGCATTGCCGAAATGCTGCATATCGAACATCTCCTCGACCGCTACCCCCAAGAGCTCTCCGGCGGGCAACAGCAGCGTACCGCTATGGGCCGGGCGCTGGTCAAAGATGCCGACCTGATTCTGTTCGACGAGCCGCTGGTGAACCTGGATTACAAACTGCGCGAAGAGCTGCGTGACGAGCTGCGCGAACTCTTCAAAGCGCGCAACTGTATTGCCGTTTACGCCACTACAGAGCCCAACGAAGCGCTGGCATTAGGCGGCAATACGGCGGTACTGCATGAAGGCAAGCTACTGCAGTACGGCCCCACCGAACAGGTATATCGCGAACCCAACGGCCGTCACAGCGCCGAGATGTTCTCCGAACCGCCGATCAACATCGTGCCCGGCAAGCTGACCGAGACGGACATCACCTTTGACCAGTCGCTGCACTTTCCTTGCGATCCTGGCCTCCAGCAGCTTGCCCCCGGCGATTACGACTTCGGCGTGCGCGCCTCGCACATTACCCTCAAACCGCAGTCTGCCGATGATGTAGAGCTGCCGGTTCTGGTCGACGTTGCGGAAATCAGCGGTTCGGAAACGTTTTTGCACGTGCGCCATGAACGTTTCCCGCTGGTGCTGCACTTGGCAGGCATTCACGAGTTCCACGTGAACGATGCGATTAACGTCTATTTCCCGTCGTATCAACTGTACGCCTTCGATAAACAGGGCAGCACCGTGCACATCCCCTCCTCTGCTCAAGGGAGCGTTGCTCATGGCTGA
- a CDS encoding acyl-CoA dehydrogenase, translated as MLTLLLIVLAVAGLLVVMRREAGATPALALLGVLGLVGLVLGAPVIGSLLLIGAVAVAVAGLPALRRKWLTPRIFAIFKKVAPKVSATERTALEAGSVSWDGELFSGKPQWQSLLDFKDDGLSDEEQAFLDNQCAKAAGMCNAWDIARERADLPQELWDYLKKEGFFGMIIPKEYGGLGFSAKAQSMVLQKLSANETLMVTVGVPNSLGPGELLLKYGTQAQKDHYLPRLADGREIPCFGLTGPRAGSDATSLPDTGVVCKQVINGEEVVGVRLNFEKRWITLAPIATVVGLAFRLFDPENLLGEEEDRGITLALIPRDTQGMEIGRRHHPIGSPFMNGPIKGKDVFVPLETIIGGPDMIGQGWRMLVECLSIGRCITLPSGATGTARYALGWSGGFTRVRRQFNVPVAEMEGVQEPLARMASLAYISAATVYQTANLIDHGEKPAVPSAILKSQLTEFQRVLLSDAMDVHGGKAVTLGPRNYLGIGYSANPVAITVEGANIMTRNLMIFGQGAIRCHPYVLEELAAKDANDVNAFDKAFFGHAGLIFGNAARAFTLGLGLGKPSVPFSGPAAGYAQDIARLSAGFGLCADAAMASLGSALKKREMLSARLGDVLSNLYLASMVLKQWHNGNKVEGEEALLHYSLQFLLHRAEQAFVEIFDNLPNRALGNVLKVVVMPTGRRWRKPQDDLARDIAQRVSTHSALRSKLLSNTWDKDDGAVSNPLARYNALLGDYDRAENIYRTVNKAYAKGELPQTALHPEARVEAALEKGLINDDEAAFMRTFEAEVLEMLTVDDFAYDAFANDKSTLIDHNAAPAKASSPTETSVK; from the coding sequence ATGCTCACCTTACTCCTCATCGTGCTCGCCGTTGCCGGCTTGCTCGTGGTGATGCGTCGCGAGGCAGGTGCCACACCCGCCCTGGCCCTACTAGGCGTATTGGGCTTAGTCGGCCTAGTGCTAGGTGCCCCAGTCATCGGCTCGCTGTTGTTGATCGGTGCAGTTGCAGTGGCCGTCGCAGGCCTACCTGCGCTGCGCCGTAAATGGCTCACTCCGCGCATCTTTGCCATCTTCAAAAAAGTAGCCCCCAAAGTATCGGCGACCGAACGTACCGCGCTGGAAGCCGGCAGCGTGTCTTGGGACGGCGAACTCTTTTCAGGCAAGCCCCAATGGCAATCGCTGCTCGACTTTAAAGATGACGGTTTGAGTGACGAAGAGCAGGCGTTTTTAGACAATCAGTGCGCCAAAGCCGCTGGCATGTGCAACGCTTGGGATATCGCCCGTGAACGCGCCGACCTGCCCCAGGAGCTGTGGGATTACCTGAAAAAAGAGGGCTTCTTCGGGATGATCATTCCGAAGGAGTACGGCGGCTTGGGCTTCTCGGCCAAGGCGCAATCCATGGTGCTGCAAAAGCTCTCCGCCAACGAGACGCTGATGGTCACCGTGGGCGTGCCCAACTCCCTCGGCCCGGGCGAACTGCTGCTGAAGTACGGCACCCAAGCCCAGAAAGATCACTACCTGCCGCGCCTGGCCGATGGCCGCGAAATTCCCTGCTTTGGCCTCACCGGCCCCCGTGCAGGCTCCGATGCGACCTCCCTTCCCGATACCGGCGTGGTCTGTAAGCAGGTCATTAATGGCGAAGAAGTCGTGGGCGTGCGCCTGAACTTCGAGAAGCGCTGGATCACCCTGGCGCCCATCGCCACCGTGGTTGGCCTAGCATTCCGTCTCTTCGACCCGGAAAACCTACTGGGCGAAGAAGAAGATCGTGGCATTACCCTGGCGCTGATTCCCCGCGATACCCAAGGCATGGAGATTGGCCGTCGTCACCACCCAATTGGCAGCCCGTTCATGAACGGCCCAATCAAAGGTAAGGACGTGTTCGTACCGCTGGAGACCATCATCGGTGGTCCGGATATGATCGGCCAAGGCTGGCGTATGCTGGTCGAGTGTCTCTCCATTGGCCGCTGCATTACGCTGCCCTCCGGTGCCACCGGCACCGCGCGCTACGCGCTGGGCTGGAGCGGCGGTTTTACCCGCGTGCGTCGTCAGTTCAACGTGCCGGTGGCCGAGATGGAAGGCGTGCAAGAGCCTTTGGCACGTATGGCATCGCTGGCCTACATTTCGGCGGCCACGGTTTACCAAACCGCTAACCTGATCGACCACGGCGAAAAGCCAGCGGTCCCCTCTGCCATCCTGAAAAGCCAGCTGACCGAGTTCCAGCGCGTGCTGCTGAGCGATGCGATGGACGTTCACGGCGGTAAAGCAGTAACGCTTGGCCCGCGCAACTACCTGGGCATTGGCTATAGTGCCAACCCGGTAGCCATCACCGTGGAAGGTGCGAACATCATGACCCGCAACCTGATGATCTTTGGTCAGGGCGCGATTCGCTGCCACCCTTATGTGCTGGAAGAGCTAGCCGCCAAAGACGCCAACGATGTAAACGCCTTCGATAAAGCCTTCTTCGGCCATGCGGGCTTGATCTTCGGCAACGCGGCGCGCGCCTTCACCCTGGGGCTTGGCCTTGGCAAGCCGAGCGTCCCGTTCAGCGGCCCCGCCGCTGGCTACGCCCAGGATATCGCGCGCCTTTCGGCGGGGTTCGGCCTGTGTGCGGATGCCGCCATGGCCAGCCTAGGCTCTGCACTGAAAAAACGCGAAATGCTCTCGGCGCGCCTAGGCGACGTACTTTCTAATCTCTACCTCGCCTCCATGGTGCTCAAGCAGTGGCATAACGGCAATAAAGTAGAAGGCGAAGAGGCGCTGCTTCATTACAGCCTGCAGTTCCTCCTTCATCGCGCGGAGCAAGCGTTCGTCGAGATCTTCGATAACTTGCCCAACCGTGCGCTGGGTAACGTATTAAAAGTCGTCGTCATGCCCACGGGTCGCCGCTGGCGCAAGCCGCAGGACGACTTGGCCCGTGATATTGCCCAGCGGGTATCCACTCATAGCGCGCTGCGTAGCAAGCTGCTTTCGAACACCTGGGACAAAGATGACGGCGCGGTGAGCAACCCGCTAGCACGCTACAACGCGTTGCTCGGTGATTACGACCGCGCTGAGAACATCTACCGTACGGTGAACAAAGCCTATGCCAAAGGCGAACTACCGCAAACGGCTCTCCACCCTGAAGCACGGGTAGAAGCAGCGCTTGAAAAAGGCTTGATCAATGACGACGAGGCCGCCTTCATGCGCACCTTTGAAGCCGAAGTACTGGAGATGCTGACCGTCGATGACTTCGCTTACGATGCCTTTGCCAATGATAAGTCGACGCTGATCGACCACAACGCAGCACCGGCCAAGGCCTCTTCGCCAACGGAAACCAGCGTCAAGTAG